Proteins from one Nitrobacteraceae bacterium AZCC 2146 genomic window:
- a CDS encoding hypothetical protein (product_source=Hypo-rule applied), with product MADVEQRLPLVAQGPQQRLQLVDFGPAQGRGRLVEDKDSSVDRNTFGDLNELLLADRQCPAGPLDIEIDADLAKHVASAGHHLPAAEPSVLAWLAAKKHVLGNPQVWQ from the coding sequence GTGGCTGATGTAGAACAGCGACTTCCCCTTGTCGCGCAGGGTCCTCAGCAACGACTCCAGCTTGTCGACTTCGGCCCTGCTCAGGGCCGCGGTCGGCTCGTCGAAGATAAAGACAGCAGCGTCGATCGAAACACCTTTGGCGATCTCAATGAGTTGTTGCTCGCCGATCGTCAGTGTCCCGCAGGGCCGCTCGACATCGAGATCGATGCCGATCTGGCGAAGCACGTTGCGAGCGCTGGCCACCATCTCCCCGCGGCCGAGCCATCCGTACTGGCCTGGCTCGCGGCCAAGAAGCATGTTCTCGGCAATCCTCAGGTTTGGCAGTAA